One Natronolimnobius sp. AArcel1 genomic region harbors:
- a CDS encoding HalOD1 output domain-containing protein — protein MTEMTSRSVSTTHKEPYTVQYDRLDETPLSVAVAQAVATYRDVNVTSLKPLHHAINADALERLFEPRVDGPRTGGTVSFEYNDCLVTVTADGEIRIQTA, from the coding sequence ATGACCGAGATGACTTCACGTTCTGTCTCGACGACACACAAGGAGCCGTATACAGTACAGTACGACCGACTCGATGAGACGCCACTATCTGTTGCCGTTGCACAAGCAGTTGCGACGTACCGCGATGTCAATGTCACGTCACTCAAGCCACTTCACCACGCGATCAACGCAGATGCACTCGAACGGTTGTTCGAACCCCGTGTAGACGGCCCCCGAACCGGCGGCACGGTTAGCTTCGAATACAACGACTGTCTGGTTACCGTCACCGCCGACGGCGAGATTCGGATTCAAACCGCCTGA
- a CDS encoding NUMOD3 domain-containing DNA-binding protein produces MPPVEECPACGRDDFKNEYGIGIHLIRYCEQSSEEQEALGRSLISGKNHPMTGHEMSDDAKRKIGEAASGRSMPEEAKQKISESLKGHEVSEETRQKISESLKGEQNPWYGVTGNEHPRYGTSFELDQESREKLSKSLKETYEKDPTKHSMHGRTGESHPLYGYEWSEEQLQKLSEAHRGTVPGKTKPRQVIKTRNIVRNGWEASIDQILHDAGFEYTYEEQLFELSDRTYTPDFVVGDVVIEVKGMVWENDESKAKSFMNKYSNPYIVVGSKLPCSEHLHWDERTELPSIVRTYL; encoded by the coding sequence ATGCCTCCGGTAGAAGAGTGTCCAGCCTGTGGAAGAGATGACTTCAAGAACGAGTACGGTATAGGAATTCATCTTATACGATACTGTGAACAAAGCTCTGAAGAACAAGAAGCACTTGGTCGTAGTCTTATTTCCGGTAAAAACCATCCAATGACGGGACATGAAATGTCGGATGATGCAAAACGGAAAATTGGCGAAGCAGCATCGGGAAGGTCAATGCCAGAAGAGGCAAAACAAAAAATCAGTGAATCATTGAAGGGACATGAAGTATCGGAAGAGACTCGACAGAAAATCAGTGAATCACTGAAGGGAGAACAGAACCCTTGGTATGGCGTTACTGGCAATGAACACCCACGCTATGGCACCTCATTTGAACTCGACCAAGAAAGCCGTGAAAAACTCTCAAAGTCACTGAAAGAAACCTACGAAAAGGACCCGACGAAGCATTCAATGCATGGGCGAACTGGTGAGAGTCACCCCCTCTACGGCTATGAGTGGTCTGAAGAGCAACTTCAGAAACTCAGCGAGGCACACCGTGGAACAGTACCAGGAAAGACAAAGCCACGCCAAGTTATCAAAACACGAAACATTGTCCGAAACGGCTGGGAGGCTTCGATTGATCAAATACTGCACGATGCTGGGTTTGAGTATACGTATGAAGAACAATTATTTGAATTATCAGATCGCACATACACCCCAGATTTTGTTGTTGGCGATGTTGTGATTGAAGTGAAGGGAATGGTATGGGAGAACGATGAATCAAAGGCTAAGTCATTCATGAACAAATACTCCAATCCGTATATCGTAGTTGGCTCGAAACTACCATGTAGTGAGCATTTGCACTGGGATGAACGAACGGAACTTCCGAGCATTGTTCGAACTTATCTCTAA
- the trpG gene encoding anthranilate synthase component II, with product MSTPRSESPADTEQETTRVLFVDNYDSFTYNLVEYVSQLPGTETAVVKNTASLEDVRAEDPDAIIISPGPGHPKNDRDVGVTMDVLRDVSPEVPTLGVCLGLEAAIYEYGGSIGRAPDPIHGKASAVDHDESGVFAGLEQGFRAGRYHSLVALEVPDCFEVTATADHSAEHGSAGAAAAPQNDGETLVMGVRHLEHPIEAVQFHPESVLTAAGHDIIENFLASL from the coding sequence ATGAGCACACCACGTAGCGAGTCGCCAGCCGACACCGAGCAGGAGACCACACGCGTCCTGTTCGTCGACAACTACGACTCCTTCACGTACAACCTCGTCGAGTACGTCAGCCAACTCCCTGGCACCGAGACTGCAGTGGTGAAAAACACCGCCTCGCTCGAGGACGTTCGCGCTGAAGACCCAGATGCGATCATCATTAGCCCCGGCCCTGGGCACCCGAAAAACGACCGCGATGTCGGCGTCACGATGGACGTGCTCCGGGACGTCAGCCCCGAGGTACCGACGTTGGGCGTCTGTCTCGGCCTCGAGGCAGCGATTTACGAGTATGGTGGCTCGATTGGGCGGGCACCCGATCCAATCCACGGCAAGGCCTCAGCCGTCGATCACGACGAATCAGGTGTGTTCGCTGGCCTCGAGCAGGGCTTTCGCGCCGGGCGCTATCACTCACTGGTCGCACTCGAGGTGCCCGACTGCTTCGAGGTGACGGCGACGGCCGACCACAGCGCGGAACACGGTTCCGCTGGCGCTGCGGCGGCGCCGCAGAACGATGGCGAAACGCTCGTCATGGGCGTGCGCCACCTCGAACACCCCATCGAAGCGGTTCAGTTCCACCCAGAGAGCGTGCTCACGGCAGCCGGTCACGACATTATCGAGAATTTCCTTGCGAGTCTCTGA
- a CDS encoding FxLYD domain-containing protein, with amino-acid sequence MNRRKVLLGSGVVLSTILAGCSNESEEMEGGTRDDGDADDDGDADDDIETDADTSDDTDENGSSDDDDAEEEADEDDSSDETADLEIVDHELVVEEGDFTTDVFVDTTVENTGDAPSGDIELQADWYDDDGNYLDNDTGRLTTLDAGETWSARVYYLGTSPENIDDYELEGEFDEDTYEPPEGVSLVDSSMEVTEDDFGDKDLIVEGEVENESGEDQSYVEVVTTIYNDDGIVLGDEWTNVTDLRDGETWAFDIDYYSPDVRNRLNEAADHDIRIKTSAW; translated from the coding sequence ATGAATCGGCGGAAGGTGCTACTCGGAAGTGGTGTTGTTCTCTCAACAATCCTGGCTGGATGCTCAAATGAAAGTGAGGAGATGGAGGGTGGGACGAGAGACGACGGTGATGCAGACGACGACGGTGATGCAGACGACGACATAGAAACAGATGCAGACACGTCCGATGACACTGACGAGAACGGGAGTTCAGACGATGATGATGCGGAAGAGGAAGCTGATGAGGACGATTCATCAGACGAGACAGCGGACCTAGAGATCGTTGATCATGAGTTGGTCGTTGAAGAGGGTGACTTTACCACGGACGTCTTCGTTGACACGACAGTTGAGAACACCGGCGATGCACCGAGCGGTGACATCGAACTCCAAGCGGATTGGTACGATGATGATGGCAACTATCTCGATAACGACACAGGGCGACTGACGACACTCGATGCAGGCGAAACATGGTCAGCGCGTGTCTATTACCTTGGCACAAGTCCGGAGAATATTGATGACTACGAACTGGAGGGAGAGTTCGACGAAGACACATATGAACCACCAGAGGGAGTCTCATTGGTCGACAGCAGTATGGAAGTGACAGAAGACGACTTTGGTGACAAGGATTTAATCGTAGAAGGGGAGGTCGAAAACGAAAGTGGTGAAGATCAAAGTTACGTTGAGGTCGTCACGACGATTTATAATGATGACGGGATTGTGTTGGGTGATGAGTGGACGAACGTGACTGATCTTCGAGATGGTGAAACATGGGCATTCGATATTGATTACTACTCACCGGATGTCCGGAACCGCCTCAACGAAGCTGCCGATCACGATATCCGTATTAAAACGTCAGCCTGGTAA
- a CDS encoding TVP38/TMEM64 family protein produces the protein MSVLGSQASTRATAGLVVAAAIVTAGLVVSPSAVIGALESLTGDPLTFGLVVAGLYAVRPLLAWPTTPLAVVVGYGFGVTLGIPIAMLALLTSVLPVFLAARKISVSGNGPTQPPQVSAAETQAPDQPTESASSTGVVDRTLERAGGVASRYFETAGPVRGMTAARLAPIPSDVSTCAAAVSGVTLQQFVIGTILGELPWTIAAVFVGASAATVTTSGLGELGIALSIACGLAAVFLLAGPTYRLLQTRSQAASRSPTEG, from the coding sequence ATGTCCGTACTGGGGTCGCAAGCGTCAACGCGTGCAACCGCTGGACTCGTCGTCGCCGCTGCGATCGTCACCGCCGGGCTCGTTGTCTCCCCCAGCGCCGTCATTGGCGCGCTCGAGTCGCTGACGGGTGATCCACTGACATTTGGTCTCGTCGTGGCCGGACTGTATGCGGTGCGGCCGCTGCTTGCCTGGCCAACGACGCCGCTTGCAGTCGTAGTTGGCTACGGCTTCGGTGTGACACTTGGCATTCCGATCGCCATGCTGGCGCTCCTCACCAGCGTCTTACCAGTGTTCCTCGCTGCGAGAAAAATTTCGGTGTCTGGGAACGGCCCCACACAGCCACCACAGGTCTCTGCGGCTGAAACGCAGGCACCCGACCAGCCCACTGAAAGTGCCTCGAGCACCGGGGTCGTCGACCGTACGCTCGAGCGCGCTGGTGGCGTTGCCTCTCGCTACTTTGAGACAGCCGGGCCGGTTCGTGGGATGACGGCGGCGCGACTCGCGCCGATCCCATCCGATGTCTCGACGTGTGCAGCAGCAGTTAGCGGAGTCACACTCCAGCAGTTCGTTATCGGCACGATCCTTGGCGAACTCCCCTGGACGATTGCTGCCGTCTTCGTCGGTGCCTCTGCGGCGACCGTCACAACGAGCGGGCTGGGCGAACTCGGTATTGCCCTGTCGATTGCCTGTGGACTTGCCGCGGTCTTCTTGCTCGCCGGGCCGACCTATCGGCTGCTCCAGACGCGAAGTCAAGCCGCCTCACGGTCACCCACAGAAGGATAG
- a CDS encoding HVO_2523 family zinc finger protein: MANEGDGGRPCPRCEQPMFKRHCKYVCPQHGVIYDCADTFW, from the coding sequence ATGGCTAACGAAGGTGACGGCGGCCGGCCGTGTCCACGCTGTGAGCAGCCGATGTTCAAGCGCCACTGCAAGTACGTCTGTCCGCAACACGGCGTGATCTATGACTGTGCAGATACGTTCTGGTAG
- a CDS encoding ATPase domain-containing protein codes for MRLSTGVPGFDELVDGGLLRDRLYIVSGPPGSGKTTFCSQFLTKGIFEGETALYVSMHESESEIVRDMTNFEFGFDQAVNSGKLKFMDVFESETKRFLASSRGTGDSPDSVENLSNKLVSFIESNNIDRVVIDSTMLLEYFFSTEVEQLITFLTRLKRADATILLISEMTDPTSYSDGHYLAHGVIFMHNYLESGGMTRGVQIIKMRGTKIDCNIRPVEFSERGLHVNPSETVQT; via the coding sequence ATGCGACTGTCTACGGGCGTTCCGGGCTTCGACGAACTGGTCGATGGCGGGCTCTTACGAGACCGCCTCTATATCGTCAGCGGGCCGCCCGGCAGCGGCAAGACGACATTTTGCTCGCAGTTTCTCACGAAAGGGATTTTCGAGGGTGAGACCGCGCTGTACGTCAGTATGCACGAATCCGAAAGCGAAATCGTCCGAGATATGACGAACTTCGAGTTCGGCTTCGATCAGGCGGTGAACTCGGGGAAGCTGAAGTTCATGGACGTCTTCGAAAGTGAAACCAAACGATTCCTCGCCTCCTCGAGAGGCACTGGCGATTCGCCCGATAGCGTCGAGAACCTCTCGAACAAACTCGTCTCGTTTATCGAGTCGAACAACATCGACCGCGTCGTCATTGACTCGACGATGCTCCTCGAGTACTTCTTCTCGACCGAGGTCGAACAGCTGATTACGTTTCTCACGCGGCTCAAGCGGGCGGATGCGACAATCTTGCTGATTTCGGAGATGACTGATCCGACCTCGTATTCGGATGGCCACTATCTTGCCCACGGCGTGATCTTCATGCACAACTACCTCGAGTCGGGTGGGATGACCCGGGGCGTCCAGATCATCAAGATGCGCGGGACGAAAATCGACTGTAATATTCGTCCGGTCGAGTTCTCCGAGCGCGGGTTGCACGTCAATCCAAGCGAGACGGTCCAGACCTAA
- the trpE gene encoding anthranilate synthase component I, with translation MSNSDTTPDAADVPPVEFDLERDAFCEHACDGDTPAVVRTVATLDVETTPLAAYTALTGRTGDSDRERSSYAFLLESAEKTASSDPDGAFRPSSAEPDRHARFSYVGYDPDAVVTVESGDASVETLVEDTPLTSVETADDSDTVDALRAAMPDVRLANFPDHDRQHLEGGLVGFLAYDAVYDLWLEDVGLERPESRFPDAQFILTTKTLAFDERDNTVSLVCTPILEDGDDPGEVYDALQAEAATVAATLHNSEAPETGGFSKVTETAGPKADYEESVRTAKEHVLDGDIYQGVISRKRELYGDIDPIGFYEAMREVNPSPYMYLLEHDDLTVVGASPETLISVRGREIMSNPIAGTCDRGSSPVEDRRLAGEMLADDKERAEHTMLVDLARNDVRRVAEAGSVRVDEFMNVLKYSHVQHIESTVTGTLAADADPFDATRASFPAGTLSGAPKIRAMEIIDDLEAQPRGLYGGGVGYYSWTGDADFAIVIRTATVESGVTPPADVTGDETDLDRITVQAGAGLVADSDPESEYEETEKKMGGVLAALEEIDVPPEETADDGRETPEVSQ, from the coding sequence ATGAGTAATTCTGACACGACTCCCGACGCAGCTGACGTACCGCCCGTCGAGTTCGACCTCGAGCGAGACGCGTTCTGTGAACACGCATGCGATGGCGACACACCGGCTGTTGTCCGAACCGTGGCGACGCTCGACGTCGAGACGACGCCACTTGCGGCCTACACGGCGCTGACCGGCCGCACCGGCGACAGTGATCGCGAGCGCTCGTCGTATGCCTTCTTGCTTGAGAGCGCCGAAAAGACGGCCTCGAGCGACCCAGATGGCGCGTTCCGCCCGAGTTCGGCGGAGCCGGATCGCCACGCACGATTTTCCTACGTCGGCTACGATCCCGACGCCGTCGTCACGGTCGAATCGGGCGATGCAAGCGTCGAAACGCTGGTCGAGGATACGCCGCTGACGTCGGTCGAGACGGCCGATGACAGCGATACCGTCGACGCACTCCGGGCGGCCATGCCCGACGTTCGCCTCGCGAACTTTCCTGACCACGACCGCCAGCATCTCGAGGGTGGACTCGTCGGCTTTCTGGCCTACGATGCGGTCTATGATCTCTGGCTCGAGGATGTCGGCCTCGAGCGACCTGAATCTCGGTTCCCGGATGCACAGTTCATCTTGACGACGAAGACGCTCGCGTTCGACGAGCGCGATAACACTGTCTCGCTGGTTTGTACGCCGATTCTCGAGGATGGTGACGATCCTGGGGAAGTCTACGACGCCCTGCAGGCCGAGGCCGCCACCGTCGCTGCAACGCTGCACAATTCCGAGGCTCCCGAAACCGGCGGCTTCAGCAAGGTAACAGAGACCGCAGGCCCGAAAGCCGACTACGAAGAAAGCGTTCGAACGGCAAAGGAGCACGTCCTCGATGGCGACATCTATCAGGGCGTCATCTCGCGAAAACGGGAACTGTACGGCGACATCGATCCAATCGGTTTCTATGAGGCGATGCGCGAGGTCAACCCCTCGCCGTACATGTATTTGCTCGAGCACGACGACCTGACTGTCGTCGGCGCGAGCCCGGAGACACTCATTTCGGTACGCGGACGCGAGATCATGTCGAATCCAATTGCAGGTACCTGCGACCGCGGCTCGAGTCCGGTCGAGGACCGCCGATTGGCGGGCGAAATGCTCGCCGACGACAAAGAACGGGCCGAGCATACGATGCTCGTGGATCTGGCGCGCAACGACGTTCGCCGGGTTGCTGAAGCCGGTTCGGTGCGGGTTGACGAATTCATGAACGTCCTCAAGTACAGCCACGTCCAGCACATCGAGTCAACAGTAACTGGCACACTGGCTGCGGACGCAGACCCGTTCGACGCCACGCGCGCGTCGTTCCCCGCCGGAACGCTCTCTGGGGCCCCGAAAATCCGGGCGATGGAGATTATCGACGACCTTGAGGCCCAGCCACGGGGGCTCTACGGCGGCGGCGTAGGCTACTACTCCTGGACTGGTGACGCCGATTTCGCGATTGTGATTCGCACGGCGACTGTCGAATCAGGCGTGACACCGCCTGCAGATGTCACCGGGGACGAGACCGATCTGGATCGAATCACCGTCCAAGCCGGTGCCGGACTGGTCGCAGACAGCGACCCCGAATCTGAGTACGAAGAAACTGAGAAGAAGATGGGCGGCGTTCTTGCGGCGCTCGAGGAGATTGACGTTCCTCCCGAGGAGACTGCAGACGATGGCCGCGAAACGCCGGAGGTGAGCCAATGA
- a CDS encoding adenosylcobalamin-dependent ribonucleoside-diphosphate reductase, whose amino-acid sequence MSKHDLSAEELTLPIKRTEGETLEERMTDNAYHNILPARYLRKDATGDLIEEQEDLFDRVGKNIALAEAVYEAEKQDLEVTVTPDQLKPDHPRRDELAAEVFGAGTTADDDVETVLTEHNVNKFAYETVVPELPESVRTHVEDVAETFTEGMSELSFMPNSPTLMNAGDELQQLSACFVMSPDDDLSDIHETAKKAAEVFQSGGGVGYGFWQLRPYGDAVGSTGGIASGPITFMRTYDQLCETIAQGGTRRGAQMGIMRVSHPDVIEFIHAKNKDVSLAHTLRLNDPDDYTYTTFSEALEEARSLIDEDGRVPKHLRNAVEGHLSNFNISVGVTDAFMEAVQNGEEFTFTNPRTEEPHIATEETKEMYSRYDLGEHVEVGEPLSIPAELIFERIVSGAHENGEPGVIYLERVNKEHSFDTEAEPNHRILATNPCGEQPLEENEACNLGHINLSTLADQGAPDWRVWSEAHADEYDTFEDAVDAFLEEAIDYAEFDERIEYGTRFLENVVTMSDFPVEDIEQTVRDMRKIGLGIMGLAQLYIQLGIKYGSDEGNEVARQLMTHINHGAKATSHELATERGSFADWDESKYANPTEYREWFEHQTGEDADDWEDGFPIRNHNVTTIAPTGTTSMVGNTTGGCEPIYNVAYYKNVTDDVQGDEMLVEFDDYFLRTLEANDIDVAAVKEEAQEQMATNQFDGVEGLSTVPDAIGELFVITSDLSAKQHAAVQCAAQKGVDSAISKTVNAPNDSTLEDAKEVFEWVYENGGKGVTYYRDGTRSKQVLTTRADNADFADETEAAETLVEQIDEIFGGLEAFLESEDVQDVLDEDVSSLVSAAEDEMVHVDFTEKRERPDALQGVSQRIDTGYGKVYVTINEDPETGQPFELFANIGHSGGFTNSFTEALAKVISTSLRSGVDPEEIVDELCGTRSPKVAWDKGEQIQSIPDAIGTAMRRYLDNEIDKPYPTQQTLEDAADASTEADFDGPQTDGGAAAKSGDDATQDLIDAGESPECPECGSLSLYFSEGCKTCNSCGWSEC is encoded by the coding sequence ATGAGCAAACACGACCTCTCCGCGGAGGAACTCACCCTTCCGATCAAGCGCACCGAAGGCGAGACGCTCGAGGAGCGCATGACCGATAACGCCTATCACAACATTCTCCCGGCGCGCTATCTGCGCAAGGACGCCACCGGCGACCTGATCGAGGAACAGGAGGATCTGTTCGACCGCGTCGGCAAGAACATCGCACTCGCCGAAGCCGTCTACGAGGCCGAGAAACAGGACCTCGAGGTCACGGTCACGCCGGACCAGCTCAAGCCGGACCATCCGCGCCGCGACGAACTCGCCGCGGAGGTCTTCGGAGCGGGCACGACGGCAGACGACGATGTCGAAACCGTCCTCACTGAGCACAACGTCAACAAGTTCGCCTACGAGACTGTCGTGCCGGAGCTGCCGGAGTCAGTTCGTACGCACGTCGAAGACGTCGCCGAGACGTTCACCGAGGGCATGTCGGAGCTGTCCTTTATGCCGAACTCGCCGACGCTGATGAACGCTGGCGACGAACTCCAGCAGCTCTCGGCGTGTTTCGTCATGTCTCCGGACGACGACCTCTCGGATATTCACGAGACGGCCAAGAAGGCGGCTGAGGTCTTCCAGTCCGGCGGCGGCGTCGGCTACGGCTTCTGGCAACTGCGCCCCTATGGCGACGCAGTCGGTTCGACCGGGGGCATCGCCTCCGGGCCAATCACCTTCATGCGGACCTACGACCAACTCTGTGAGACCATCGCTCAGGGTGGTACCCGACGCGGTGCCCAGATGGGCATTATGCGCGTCTCTCACCCTGACGTCATCGAGTTCATCCACGCGAAGAACAAGGATGTCTCGCTCGCCCACACACTGCGTCTGAACGACCCGGATGACTACACATATACCACGTTCTCGGAAGCACTCGAGGAGGCACGCAGCCTCATTGACGAGGACGGACGCGTTCCAAAGCATCTCCGCAACGCCGTCGAAGGCCATCTCTCTAATTTCAATATCTCTGTCGGCGTCACGGACGCGTTCATGGAAGCCGTCCAGAACGGCGAGGAGTTCACGTTCACGAACCCACGCACCGAGGAGCCCCATATCGCCACCGAAGAAACCAAAGAGATGTACAGCCGCTACGACCTCGGCGAGCACGTCGAGGTCGGCGAGCCGCTGTCGATTCCCGCCGAACTCATCTTCGAGCGCATCGTCTCCGGTGCCCACGAAAACGGCGAACCCGGCGTCATCTACCTCGAGCGCGTCAACAAGGAACACTCCTTTGACACCGAGGCAGAGCCAAATCACCGCATTCTGGCGACGAACCCATGTGGCGAACAGCCACTCGAGGAGAACGAAGCCTGCAACCTCGGCCACATCAATCTCTCGACGCTCGCCGATCAGGGCGCTCCTGACTGGCGTGTCTGGTCCGAGGCACACGCAGACGAGTACGACACCTTCGAAGACGCCGTCGACGCCTTCCTCGAGGAGGCAATCGATTACGCGGAGTTCGACGAGCGCATCGAGTACGGGACTCGATTCCTCGAGAACGTCGTGACGATGTCCGATTTCCCGGTCGAGGATATCGAGCAGACGGTCCGCGACATGCGCAAGATCGGACTGGGCATTATGGGCCTTGCACAGCTGTACATCCAGCTGGGCATCAAATACGGCAGCGACGAAGGCAACGAAGTCGCCCGCCAGCTCATGACCCACATCAACCACGGCGCGAAGGCCACAAGCCACGAACTCGCGACTGAGCGCGGCTCCTTTGCCGACTGGGACGAGTCCAAGTACGCGAACCCGACCGAGTACCGCGAGTGGTTCGAACACCAGACCGGCGAGGACGCCGACGACTGGGAGGATGGTTTCCCAATTCGGAACCACAACGTCACCACGATTGCGCCGACCGGCACGACGAGTATGGTTGGGAACACGACGGGTGGCTGTGAGCCGATCTACAACGTTGCCTACTACAAGAACGTCACCGACGACGTGCAGGGCGACGAAATGCTCGTCGAGTTCGACGACTACTTCCTGCGCACGCTCGAGGCGAACGACATCGACGTCGCCGCCGTCAAAGAAGAAGCGCAAGAGCAGATGGCCACCAACCAGTTCGACGGCGTCGAAGGGCTCTCGACGGTGCCAGACGCCATCGGTGAACTGTTCGTCATCACGAGCGATCTCTCGGCCAAACAGCACGCCGCTGTCCAGTGTGCCGCACAGAAAGGCGTCGACTCCGCCATCTCGAAGACGGTCAACGCGCCAAATGACTCCACGCTCGAGGACGCAAAGGAAGTCTTCGAGTGGGTCTACGAGAACGGTGGCAAGGGCGTCACCTACTACCGCGACGGCACCCGCTCGAAGCAGGTGCTGACGACGCGTGCGGACAACGCTGACTTCGCAGACGAAACCGAAGCCGCGGAGACCCTCGTCGAACAGATCGACGAGATCTTCGGCGGTCTCGAGGCCTTCCTCGAGAGCGAGGACGTCCAGGACGTGCTTGATGAGGACGTCTCCTCGCTGGTCTCGGCAGCAGAAGACGAGATGGTTCACGTTGATTTCACCGAAAAGCGCGAACGGCCTGATGCCCTGCAGGGCGTCAGCCAGCGCATCGACACCGGCTACGGTAAGGTCTACGTGACGATCAACGAGGACCCAGAGACCGGCCAGCCGTTTGAGCTGTTCGCGAACATCGGCCACTCGGGTGGCTTTACGAACTCCTTCACCGAGGCGCTCGCGAAGGTCATCTCGACCTCGCTGCGCTCCGGTGTCGACCCCGAGGAGATCGTCGACGAACTCTGTGGGACGCGCAGTCCGAAGGTCGCCTGGGACAAAGGCGAACAGATTCAGTCCATCCCAGACGCCATCGGCACCGCGATGCGTCGCTATCTCGACAACGAGATCGACAAGCCGTACCCGACCCAGCAGACGCTCGAGGATGCGGCCGACGCAAGTACGGAAGCCGACTTCGACGGCCCACAGACCGACGGTGGCGCAGCCGCCAAAAGCGGTGACGACGCCACGCAGGATCTGATCGATGCTGGCGAGTCACCCGAATGTCCCGAGTGCGGATCGCTCTCGCTGTACTTCTCTGAAGGCTGCAAAACATGCAATAGCTGTGGATGGTCGGAATGCTGA
- a CDS encoding DUF5830 family protein, whose protein sequence is MGSDPERNGGDRVDPGAAEASERDSATAADDDRVALGLALLERLEHESLSLADAVDRIETVTTDPTVTRTILDQAELRGIIEREDGIIRPKSRQYVSFEQDVITKEGDFTCQRCGSGLSTGHFINLEAGELGPFGSSCIRKVTGRE, encoded by the coding sequence ATGGGTAGCGATCCCGAGCGCAACGGCGGTGACCGAGTCGACCCTGGCGCTGCGGAGGCCAGCGAGAGAGACAGCGCCACTGCGGCCGACGACGACCGCGTTGCACTCGGTCTTGCTCTCCTTGAGCGCCTCGAGCACGAGTCGCTGTCACTCGCGGATGCAGTTGACCGAATCGAGACGGTGACGACCGATCCGACAGTCACGCGAACGATTCTCGATCAGGCCGAACTGCGCGGCATTATCGAGCGCGAAGATGGCATCATCCGGCCAAAAAGCCGCCAGTACGTCAGTTTCGAGCAGGACGTGATCACGAAAGAAGGCGATTTCACGTGCCAGCGCTGTGGCTCTGGGCTTTCGACCGGCCACTTCATCAACCTCGAGGCGGGCGAACTGGGGCCGTTTGGCTCGTCGTGCATTCGGAAGGTTACGGGCAGAGAGTAA